In a genomic window of Candidatus Chazhemtobacterium aquaticus:
- a CDS encoding D-alanine--D-alanine ligase family protein produces the protein MRNVLVLYGGVSTEHEVSIVTALQVMHALKGAGHKVLPIYVSKSGEWYMGGDKFLEPSFYQNLNNPVKDGKRVVLPPDRELKLLGKGMMGFGGVAEEIGVVFPVFHGKNGEDGTMQGLVELTGLPLVGCGVGASALGMDKYLAKRVAKDLGIEVVEDVLVSEEEWGVNKKGLLSEIDKLGSDVFVKPNSLGSSIGITRAKSKSELVNAIEVALAYDSRVLVEKAVKNMVEVNISIKGNDPYQVSITEQPLTSGEVLSFEDKYIKPGAKKSGKTQGMAAADRLMPARVDKKIIKAVEEMAIRFFRAIGGKGIARVDFMYDGKRLYFNEINTMPGSLAFYLWEKTGVKFDKLVDELVELAVSDWQKKQKKVTTFESNILSGFAKGGVKGGA, from the coding sequence ATGAGAAACGTTTTGGTATTGTATGGAGGTGTAAGTACTGAGCATGAAGTTTCGATCGTGACGGCGTTGCAGGTGATGCATGCCTTAAAAGGAGCGGGTCATAAGGTATTGCCTATTTATGTTAGTAAATCAGGTGAATGGTATATGGGAGGAGATAAATTTTTGGAGCCATCTTTCTACCAAAACTTAAACAATCCGGTTAAAGACGGGAAACGAGTGGTGTTGCCGCCGGATAGAGAGCTAAAGCTACTTGGAAAAGGGATGATGGGTTTTGGAGGAGTAGCCGAGGAGATAGGGGTGGTGTTCCCAGTATTTCATGGAAAGAATGGTGAGGATGGAACGATGCAGGGATTGGTGGAGCTGACGGGATTGCCTTTAGTGGGATGTGGAGTGGGGGCAAGTGCTTTGGGAATGGATAAGTATTTGGCTAAAAGAGTTGCTAAGGATTTGGGTATAGAGGTAGTCGAGGATGTGTTAGTCAGTGAAGAAGAGTGGGGTGTTAATAAGAAAGGATTGTTGAGTGAAATAGACAAACTGGGGAGTGATGTATTTGTAAAGCCTAATAGTTTGGGTTCTAGTATTGGAATCACAAGAGCAAAGAGTAAAAGCGAACTGGTCAACGCGATTGAGGTGGCTTTGGCGTATGATAGCCGAGTTTTGGTGGAAAAGGCAGTTAAGAATATGGTTGAGGTTAACATCTCGATTAAGGGAAATGATCCATATCAAGTTTCGATTACGGAGCAGCCATTGACTAGCGGTGAGGTGCTGTCATTTGAGGATAAGTATATTAAGCCAGGAGCTAAGAAGAGTGGTAAGACGCAGGGAATGGCAGCTGCGGATAGATTGATGCCAGCCAGAGTTGATAAAAAGATTATTAAAGCAGTGGAGGAGATGGCGATAAGATTTTTTAGAGCGATTGGGGGTAAGGGGATTGCTAGGGTTGATTTTATGTATGACGGTAAGAGATTGTATTTTAATGAGATCAACACCATGCCAGGATCATTAGCTTTTTACTTGTGGGAAAAAACTGGAGTGAAGTTTGATAAGTTAGTAGATGAGTTGGTCGAGCTAGCTGTATCGGATTGGCAAAAGAAACAAAAGAAAGTGACTACCTTTGAGAGTAATATCTTAAGCGGATTTGCTAAGGGTGGGGTAAAAGGAGGGGCTTAG
- the ychF gene encoding redox-regulated ATPase YchF, which yields MSLSVGIVGLPNVGKSTLFNALLGKQQALAANYPFATVEPNVGVVPVPDERLEKLAKVVGTERIVPATVTFNDIAGLVKGAAKGEGLGNKFLANIREVDLVCHVLRAFEDDDVVRAGAVSPEDDYAVVEAELIMKDLETVERQLSVARKQTAEIREWAEVLFNHLNEGKPARLLKMSDKQREWVGEMFLLTMKDEVAVVNIGENQMDKVTEVEVEVEAKLKIPVVALSARVEAEVAELGREEARLYLAELGVSQSGLDRLVSLAYGKLNLISFLTAGEKEVRAWTIERGSKAPEAAGVIHSDFEKKFIKAKVCSYDDFIEYQGWKGVAEEGKMRMEGREYEMKEGDVVEFMIGQ from the coding sequence ATGAGTTTATCAGTCGGCATAGTCGGGTTACCAAATGTGGGGAAGAGTACTTTATTTAATGCATTGTTGGGTAAGCAACAGGCGTTGGCAGCTAATTACCCATTTGCCACAGTTGAGCCTAATGTGGGAGTAGTGCCGGTGCCGGATGAGAGATTGGAGAAACTTGCTAAGGTAGTGGGGACTGAGCGAATAGTACCAGCGACAGTGACATTTAATGATATTGCCGGTTTGGTTAAGGGGGCGGCCAAGGGTGAGGGGTTGGGAAATAAGTTTTTGGCTAATATTCGCGAGGTCGATTTGGTTTGTCATGTGTTGCGGGCTTTTGAGGATGACGATGTGGTTAGAGCTGGGGCTGTTAGTCCTGAGGATGATTATGCAGTAGTTGAGGCTGAGTTGATCATGAAGGATCTAGAGACGGTAGAGAGACAGCTTAGTGTAGCCAGAAAACAGACAGCGGAGATAAGGGAGTGGGCTGAGGTGTTATTTAACCATCTAAATGAGGGTAAACCAGCTAGATTGCTTAAGATGAGTGATAAACAGAGGGAGTGGGTGGGGGAGATGTTTTTGTTAACCATGAAGGATGAGGTGGCGGTAGTGAATATTGGTGAGAATCAGATGGATAAAGTGACAGAGGTTGAGGTTGAGGTGGAGGCAAAGTTAAAGATACCAGTCGTGGCGCTGTCGGCTCGAGTAGAGGCTGAGGTGGCTGAGTTAGGTAGGGAAGAGGCAAGACTTTATTTGGCTGAGTTGGGAGTAAGCCAGTCGGGTCTAGATCGGTTGGTGAGTTTGGCTTATGGAAAACTAAACTTGATTAGTTTCCTGACGGCTGGAGAAAAGGAAGTGAGGGCCTGGACTATAGAGAGGGGGAGTAAGGCCCCTGAGGCTGCAGGGGTGATTCACAGTGATTTTGAAAAGAAGTTTATTAAGGCAAAGGTGTGTAGTTATGACGATTTTATCGAGTATCAGGGTTGGAAAGGTGTGGCTGAGGAAGGAAAAATGAGAATGGAGGGAAGAGAGTATGAGATGAAGGAGGGGGATGTAGTGGAGTTTATGATTGGTCAGTAA
- a CDS encoding Mur ligase family protein yields the protein MITLPLTHHLHILQLEGYSPLRFLRWWLTHPLDFQAPIKTTLKYTPKAKRLLVLSIFSASLLITLSYIYLSLPTTLLISFLLFFFPYPLLFFALLLIKPYEIINLHHTIINTSKILASQSNLTTIGITGSYGKTSTKNFLYHLLDHHHYSLKTPASYNTIFGIAKAISLELTSKVDSFICEYGAYVRGEIKQLTRMVPPDYAILTAIGPQHLERFKSLHNTTLAKFELIDSVIPQNALVNLDNEHIRHHLEKHSSYQGLNTYSFKYKKATFYVSQYQLTSTGSSFTIKYKGESYPYSTHLFGTSNLENLVAAISMCLLLKVPRATITKALTTLKPAPNRLEIKTINQATVIDNTYSSNVEGFTSIINDLKPLKGKKALITPGIVELGQQTTPIHHQVGKQAATVFDTIILVGQSPRTLALEKAIKSTHPSTTITYLTSPSDYWPTVRTLSQTHSWILLENDLPDNY from the coding sequence ATGATCACTCTCCCCCTCACTCACCATCTTCACATCCTTCAACTCGAAGGCTACTCCCCTCTTCGTTTTCTCCGTTGGTGGCTTACCCATCCACTTGATTTCCAAGCCCCCATCAAAACCACTCTTAAATACACCCCTAAAGCCAAACGCCTTCTAGTCCTTTCTATTTTTAGCGCGTCTCTCCTCATTACCCTCTCATATATATATCTCTCTCTACCCACCACCCTGCTCATATCCTTTCTTCTTTTCTTCTTCCCCTATCCCCTTCTCTTCTTTGCTCTCTTACTCATCAAACCCTATGAGATTATTAATCTTCATCACACTATCATCAACACCAGCAAAATCCTTGCCTCTCAATCCAATCTCACCACCATCGGCATCACTGGATCCTATGGCAAAACCAGTACCAAAAACTTTCTCTATCATCTCTTAGACCATCACCACTACTCTCTTAAAACCCCTGCTTCATACAACACCATCTTTGGTATTGCCAAAGCCATCTCTCTTGAACTAACCTCCAAAGTCGACTCCTTCATCTGTGAGTATGGCGCCTACGTCAGAGGTGAGATCAAACAACTAACCCGTATGGTTCCTCCAGACTACGCCATCCTCACCGCTATCGGACCACAACACCTTGAGCGTTTTAAATCCTTACACAACACTACCCTGGCCAAATTCGAACTCATCGACTCCGTTATTCCTCAAAACGCCCTGGTTAATCTTGACAACGAGCATATCCGCCACCATCTTGAAAAACACTCTTCATATCAAGGTCTTAACACTTACTCATTTAAGTACAAAAAGGCTACCTTTTATGTCTCTCAGTACCAACTTACCTCGACAGGCTCCAGCTTTACCATTAAATACAAGGGGGAAAGCTATCCCTACTCCACTCATCTTTTTGGTACCAGTAATCTAGAGAACTTAGTTGCCGCCATCTCCATGTGCTTACTCCTTAAAGTCCCCCGTGCGACCATTACCAAAGCCCTTACCACCCTTAAACCCGCTCCCAATCGCCTTGAGATCAAAACCATCAACCAAGCCACCGTTATCGACAACACTTACTCCAGCAATGTAGAGGGTTTCACCAGTATTATTAATGACCTCAAACCTCTTAAAGGTAAGAAGGCCTTAATTACTCCAGGCATTGTTGAGTTAGGCCAACAAACCACACCTATCCATCACCAAGTTGGCAAGCAAGCGGCCACTGTCTTTGACACTATTATCTTAGTTGGTCAATCCCCAAGAACATTAGCTCTAGAAAAAGCTATTAAATCCACCCACCCCTCAACCACTATTACTTACCTCACCTCGCCTTCAGATTACTGGCCCACAGTCAGAACCTTATCCCAAACCCACTCCTGGATTTTGCTTGAAAACGACTTACCAGACAACTACTAA
- the rpsF gene encoding 30S ribosomal protein S6, producing the protein MTKKNYELMLVLPDGKQQKEAEALVKEWLGKSGGKVVSVDFWGKKDLVYPIKKQMKGVYVLFELELAADEVTELQKRIKLEEGLLRHLLVVKNQRIIKDNKPAKLKSKKE; encoded by the coding sequence ATGACAAAAAAGAATTACGAGTTAATGTTGGTATTGCCTGATGGTAAGCAACAGAAAGAGGCTGAGGCTTTGGTTAAAGAGTGGTTGGGTAAAAGTGGTGGTAAAGTGGTAAGTGTTGATTTTTGGGGCAAGAAAGATTTGGTATATCCAATTAAAAAACAAATGAAGGGTGTGTATGTTTTGTTTGAGTTGGAGTTGGCGGCTGATGAGGTGACTGAGTTGCAGAAGCGGATTAAACTAGAGGAAGGATTACTACGACATTTATTGGTAGTTAAAAATCAGCGGATTATTAAGGATAATAAGCCGGCAAAGCTTAAAAGTAAGAAGGAGTAA
- a CDS encoding sodium:calcium antiporter, whose translation MLAHLIIYFLSFVGVWVGSGLAIKSVERLSRTLKVSSFAISFITLGFFTSIGELSVGLNSIIKNDPEIYVGNLIGATIVIFMLIIPLLAILGNSIRITPEFKGFNLAASLVVISLPVILAMDGRVGHTDSYSVLILFTLLLISVQSRRGLIEKLKSITPKPNIKLGKELVKIVFGLATIFISSRFIVEQTLYFSNFFHISPFLISLMVISLGTNIPELSLVLRSAFIRNHQIAFGNYVGSAAFNTFLLGLLTLIYGDTVYLTNSYLVSLLFLIFGLIAFYYFARTKNTISRLEGVFLLFIYLAFISTEIILH comes from the coding sequence ATGCTTGCCCACCTGATTATCTATTTTCTATCATTTGTCGGTGTCTGGGTCGGATCAGGCCTAGCCATTAAATCAGTCGAACGGCTTTCCCGTACTCTTAAAGTCTCCTCCTTTGCCATCTCCTTTATCACCCTAGGCTTCTTCACCTCCATTGGCGAGCTCTCTGTTGGTCTAAACTCCATCATCAAGAATGATCCAGAAATCTATGTTGGCAACCTTATCGGTGCCACCATCGTCATCTTCATGCTCATCATTCCGCTCCTGGCAATTCTTGGCAACTCCATTCGTATTACTCCTGAGTTTAAAGGCTTTAACCTAGCTGCTTCCCTTGTCGTTATCTCTCTCCCTGTCATCTTAGCCATGGATGGCCGTGTTGGTCACACCGACAGCTACAGTGTTCTCATTCTCTTTACTCTTCTTTTAATCAGCGTTCAAAGTCGTCGTGGTTTAATCGAAAAGCTAAAAAGCATAACTCCCAAGCCAAATATCAAGTTAGGTAAAGAACTGGTCAAGATTGTTTTTGGTCTTGCCACCATCTTCATCTCCAGTCGTTTCATCGTTGAACAAACTCTCTACTTTTCCAATTTTTTTCACATCTCTCCCTTCCTCATCAGCCTTATGGTCATCTCGTTAGGTACTAATATTCCAGAGCTTTCACTCGTGCTTCGCTCAGCCTTCATCCGTAACCACCAGATTGCCTTTGGCAACTATGTTGGCTCAGCCGCTTTTAATACCTTTTTACTAGGCCTGCTTACCCTTATATACGGCGACACTGTTTACCTCACCAATAGCTATCTAGTAAGCCTACTCTTCCTCATCTTTGGACTGATTGCCTTCTACTACTTCGCCCGCACCAAAAACACCATCTCTCGTCTTGAAGGAGTGTTTCTCCTTTTCATCTATCTTGCTTTTATCTCCACTGAAATAATCCTCCACTAA
- a CDS encoding alpha/beta fold hydrolase, whose product MQTVINTALTHYLLINPKAKKTAILLHGWGHNSSLWQQAVLEFDSRYRYYLLDLPGFGSTQNLPPGADIPEFTQFVLSFIKKMKIKQPLVIGHSFGGQIAIDLAASYSNLLSALILIAPAGIRTIDPKLNLKVYLINHLARLYRPIKKAIPFLAHTPLTNNLASADYKAASPANRQVLKKIIRHDLTHKLNQISTPTLIVWPELDQELPNFSRTLTDHIPNSRLRVLYGQDHNPHLNNPSELISTINHFLSTL is encoded by the coding sequence ATGCAGACTGTTATTAACACCGCTCTTACTCACTATCTGCTCATCAACCCCAAAGCCAAAAAGACTGCCATCCTTCTCCATGGTTGGGGTCACAACTCTTCACTTTGGCAACAAGCTGTTCTTGAGTTTGACTCGCGATACCGATACTATCTGCTCGATCTTCCTGGTTTTGGCAGTACTCAAAACCTTCCCCCCGGTGCCGACATCCCCGAATTTACTCAGTTTGTTTTAAGCTTCATCAAAAAAATGAAAATTAAACAACCTCTTGTTATCGGTCACTCCTTTGGCGGCCAAATTGCTATAGACCTAGCTGCCTCATATTCCAATCTGCTCTCCGCCCTCATCCTTATAGCCCCGGCTGGTATCAGGACCATAGACCCCAAACTAAATCTCAAGGTTTACCTCATAAATCACCTTGCTCGCCTCTATCGTCCAATTAAAAAGGCAATTCCTTTTCTGGCTCACACCCCCTTAACCAACAATCTCGCCTCGGCAGATTACAAAGCTGCTTCTCCCGCCAATCGTCAGGTCTTGAAAAAAATTATCCGCCATGACCTGACTCATAAGCTTAACCAAATCTCTACTCCTACCCTCATCGTCTGGCCCGAGCTTGATCAAGAACTTCCTAATTTCTCAAGAACCTTAACAGATCATATCCCCAACTCCCGTCTGCGCGTCCTCTATGGCCAAGACCACAACCCCCATCTAAACAACCCATCAGAGCTAATCAGTACCATCAATCACTTTCTCTCTACCCTATGA
- the rpsR gene encoding 30S ribosomal protein S18, which translates to MATPVKKKIRRSKEPCYFCVNMKEPDYKEIEVLSKYLSSKGRLVSRMRTGVCQKHQRRVTREVQRARVLAILPFAQRV; encoded by the coding sequence ATGGCAACACCAGTAAAAAAGAAAATCAGAAGATCAAAGGAGCCTTGTTACTTTTGTGTGAACATGAAGGAGCCTGATTATAAGGAAATTGAGGTGTTGTCAAAGTATTTGTCGTCTAAGGGTCGGTTGGTATCGAGAATGAGAACTGGTGTGTGTCAGAAGCACCAGCGAAGAGTGACTCGAGAAGTGCAGAGAGCTAGAGTGTTGGCTATATTGCCGTTTGCCCAAAGGGTTTAA
- a CDS encoding single-stranded DNA-binding protein, producing MAARSLNKVIIIGNLTRDPELRYTPQGTPVCSFGIATNREWVDNSGQKQEDVEFHNVVAWNKLAEICANLLFKGRKVYVEGRLSTRTWAGQDGAERKTTEIVIEEMIAFGQGKQGQEEEFGGGVDTSSMMPEEGGEGIELETAEDEKQDDQGGDDKKEKKSKKEEKDLAEEVADDIPF from the coding sequence ATGGCAGCTAGAAGCTTAAACAAAGTTATTATAATTGGAAACCTAACCAGAGATCCTGAACTTAGATATACACCTCAGGGAACTCCAGTTTGTTCATTTGGAATTGCGACTAATCGTGAGTGGGTTGATAACAGCGGTCAAAAGCAGGAAGATGTTGAGTTTCATAATGTGGTGGCGTGGAACAAGTTGGCTGAGATTTGTGCCAATTTACTCTTTAAGGGTAGAAAAGTATATGTTGAGGGAAGACTATCTACCCGAACTTGGGCGGGTCAGGATGGAGCTGAGAGAAAAACCACTGAGATAGTGATCGAGGAGATGATTGCCTTTGGTCAAGGTAAACAAGGGCAGGAAGAAGAGTTTGGCGGTGGAGTAGACACAAGCTCGATGATGCCTGAGGAAGGTGGAGAAGGAATTGAGTTAGAAACCGCTGAGGATGAGAAACAGGATGATCAGGGTGGAGACGACAAGAAAGAGAAGAAGAGTAAGAAAGAAGAGAAGGATTTGGCTGAGGAAGTAGCCGATGATATTCCTTTTTAA